A window from Phalacrocorax aristotelis chromosome 5, bGulAri2.1, whole genome shotgun sequence encodes these proteins:
- the APIP gene encoding methylthioribulose-1-phosphate dehydratase: MAAAANDRDAAQEKLHPRNLIPELCRLFYGLGWVTGTGGGISLKHGNEIYIAPSGVQKERIQPEDMFVCDINEQDISGPPLHKKLKKSQCTPLFMNAYIMRGAGAVIHTHSKAAVMATLLYPGKEFSITHQEMIKGIQKCTSGGYYRYDDTLVVPIIENTPEEKDLKERMAHALEKYPDACAVLVRRHGVYVWGETWEKAKTMCECYDYLFDIAVQMKQHGLDPSKHPAGENGIL, encoded by the exons gagAAGTTACATCCAAGAAATCTTATCCCAGAGCTTTGTAGACTGTTTTATGGTTTAGGCTGGGTAACAGGAACTGGTGGAGGAATCAGCTTGAAACATGG GAATGAAATCTACATTGCACCTTCAGGAGtccaaaaggaaagaatacaG CCAGAAGATATGTTTGTTTGTGACATTAACGAACAGGACATCAGTGGTCCTCCACTGCATAAGAAACTAAAGAAAAGCCAGTGCACGCCTCTTTTTATGAATGCCTACATTATGAGAG gAGCAGGTGCAGTGATCCATACTCATTCCAAGGCTGCTGTTATGGCTACGCTTCTTTACCCAGGGAAAGAGTTCAGTATTACCCATCAGGAGATGATAAAAGGAATCCAGAAGTGTACTTCAGGAGGCTATTACCG atatGATGATACACTAGTGGTTCCCATTATTGAGAATACACCAGAAGAGAAGGATCTCAAGGAAAGAATGGCACATGCGTTGGAAAAATACCCAGACGCTTGTGCTGTATTGGTCAGACGTCACGGCGTTTATGTATGGGGAGAAACATgggaaaaagccaaaacaat GTGTGAGTGTTATGATTACTTGTTTGATATCGCAGTGCAGATGAAGCAGCATGGGCTAGATCCTTCAAAACATCCAGCAGGAGAAAACGGGATCTTGTAA